A region of the Lachancea thermotolerans CBS 6340 chromosome E complete sequence genome:
TGAGATGCCTGGAAAATTATATCTGCACATTTTTTATAAATGTTCcgtcaagctcatcgctgtGGCATTCGGAAAGCGAACACTAGCTAGGAAGGTGAACACGGAGCGGTATGTCGGACGATGACTACGCCAAGCAGTTGGAGATCCAGCGGaaggcttttgaagctcagtTTGGGTCTTTGGAGGCCATGGGCTTCGAAGACAAAACGAAGAACGAGACACAAGAAAATTCATCCAGCGTCGAGTCGCAGGAGTCCGAGCAGGAGGACGGAGACAACTCGAGCGACGAGGCTGAAAGTGATGCGAGCTTCCACGGTTTTTCTGACGACGAAAGCTCtgcaaaacaaaaagcagcgCACGGCGCCAGCCGCGCTCCCAGGGTGATAAAGTTCGGCGGGGTGACCGACGCCTACGTACCGccaagcaagaaggagcagaagctgctgcggcTGGGGAAAGCGCCTGTACGGAAAGAGTCTGAGTCGGAGGAGGACGGGCGCTCTGGCGCGCGCCACGGCGGCAGCGACGGCGAAGGAAACGTCGAGGCCGAGAATTTGCACAACGACTTGGAGCTGCAGCGGTTCCTGAAGGAGTCGCATCTGCTGAGCGCGTTCGGCAGCACGCCCAGCGGTGCGGACCTTACGCTGCAGACTATGGACAACGTGGAGTACAAGGACGACGCGGTGTTCGGAAaggcgcgcgcgcgcaccCTCGAGATGCGCTTGCAGAACCTCTCCTCCGCGAACGGCCGCTCAcgcaagctggaaaaggtGCCCATGAACATTCGCAAGGGCATGGTCCAGAAACACACCAAGCGGATCCAGCAGCACGAGCGCGAAGCGCGCGACGCAGGTGTTGTCCTGTCCAAGGTTAAAAAGGGCGAATTCCGCAAGATCGACCGCACCTACCGCAACGATATCGAGCGCCGCATAGGCAGCGGCCAATCTGCCGTCGATCCGCAGCGCATCAAGCACCGCCAACGCGGGCTTCAAGTCAACTCCGTGGGCAGGTCTACGAGGAATGGCCTAATAATTAGCTCCCAAGAGATAAAGGCTATCACTGGCAGCTCGGGGCCCAAGCGCGCCGGTGGGTCCAAGCACAAGCGTCGTCGCTAGCCGAGCGACGGCTCCGTTACAAGTGATACTCATCGGCTTTATCTCGGAGGCCAAGTTTGTATATATATGATAAAGCGCTACTAGTCATGCATGTTCGCTCTTTCTTGCCTGTAGTCTCGGCATTGTTTCCcgctctttggcttttggGTCAAGTATGAGAGCTGCATAATTTCTCGGATAGCCCACGTTTCTTGACGAGTCAGAACTATCAACCGAGTTCGAGCGCAGAGAGCGCCCAAAAAGCGGCAACGAAGAGGAACCAAAGGCCGGAAAACGCCCATTTCTCGGTCAAAGGAACACTGGCGGCATGGCGCATTAGACAGTGGCGCGCCTGTGCGTGGCCGTGTGGGTTTCGTAAATGCACGAAGAGTTGAGAAAGACGCCGTACAGGTTGACTCGTATCGAAGGCCAAATATTATATTGATATGGAAATATAATTACATACTGCAGGCGTTGAATAAACGCCAAGTATCTGTCACGAGTGTTTGAGCAGGATCTCAGCAACATAGAGGCTTGCAGAAGTATTGCAAGCGTTCAACCAAAGCGCGAAGGTTCTCATCGGACCTTGAAGGCCTTAGTCCGTTGAAAGCACGCGAAAACATTGGTTCACGAGCTACCCAAAACACAGCAGCATTAGCCCCGTTACCAAATGAACGAAGCCGAGTCCTTCGATTCTAAGAGCATTCTGGATCAGGTCGACCAGTATTTGAGTGACCAGAGCGTGCGCCAGGGCGAACAGCCGGGGGCCGCGCCGTTCCAGGAGCTGAGCTTTCACGCGTTGCCACACGGGCACGAGCACAACCAGGACGCGGAGCACGGTTCCGAGAAGGGCCGGGAGCACGGACATAGTTTCAGCCAAGGGGACCACAGCGCGCACCTGGGCCATGGATTCCAGCTCGAGCTCGAGGTCGCGACGCACTCTCACGTGCGCCCTGACATGGTGTTCTCGCCGGTCATATCGCCTGTGGTGGCTCCCCAGCACCCCTCCCACACGCCATTTTTGCGCTCACAGGCTTCCGGCATGAGCGGTGGCGCGAGTACTAAGCCGTCGTTCTCGCCGCTATCCTCTCCAGCGATCGACGCGCAATTTCCGGAGTATCCGGGCGCGAAACGCGGGTCAtcctcctcatcttcgAGGGGCAAAAAAACGCCATTGTCCACGCCTGCGCTGACGGCCACCACTTTCAGTAACTCTTCCGGCTCGAAGGTCGCGAAAAACAGCCCACAGCTCTCGAGCCGCAGGTCTGCTCTGAGCAAACGTAAAAGCGCTGCGACCAACTGGGACGACATGTTCAAGCTGCCCGACAGTAGTATCCCACCGCCATCCGTGCCgctttttggaagcgcccaacagcagcagcagcagcagcagcaacagcaacagcaacagcctCAGAATACCTCTCACTTGCACACTCATTCGCTATCGGAGTCTGCAGATGACACAGTTTCTGGTTCGTGTTCGAGCGCGTCCTCAGTTCGTGCGCGTGCGTCTGGTACGCCGGCGCTGCCATCAAGGGACCCCGACGGAGCAGGGCACAACGACTTCAATGTGACGCCCGCGACCCTAATGAACTACCCCAAGATTATTCTGCCGTCCAATTCCCGCGACGTCGGTTCACACGCGCAGTCGCCGGTACGAGACCAGTCGACTTACGCGCATTCAGGCAACGGCCACGTAATCATGGCGACTGACTCGCCTGTCATCCAAGCGAAGAACCCGAACCTGCCGCTGTCGCGTCACGCTAGCAACACATCAATACCTACACGCTCCACGCCCGAGCTGCGACCCGTTCGTAAGAGCAGCAAGTCGTCACTCGTCGACAGCGGGCCGGACCCAGACGAAGACGAACAGGCCAAAAAGGAGGTTCACAAAGCGGCCGAACAGGGCCGCCGGAACCGTCTCAACACAGCGCTCGCAGAGCTCCATACTCTCGTGCCCGCAGAAATGAAAGAAGCGGTGCTTATTCCGTCGAAAGCGACGACGGTGGAGATGGCCTGCACTTATATTCGGCAGCTAATCCAACGGGTAGAGGAGCTTCAGCGGTAAAATCGCACTTCAGCATATTGGTGTATCGTGCTATGCCCGAAGCCTGAGCCGGCCACAGCTTCCTACTCTTAACATACTTCCGCTTTCTCATTATATAATAGCCCTCGGCGCTAAATGCCAGTTGTTCTAATATTTGCAAATAGGCGAGCAAACATGCTCGCGCGCATGCCCAAGCATTCTACCATGGCCTAAAGGTTCAGCGGCTCTTGCCGGGCTCGCTGTCATGTTTTCAGGTTGTCGTTTTGTCATTAAGTGGCGCGGACTGCTGAGCCAATAAGATCTCAAGGAAACTTTGGGCCGATAGTATTCGAAAAAATTTAGTATGATGAAAGTAATATACCAAGACTGAATGCTGGGAAGCACTAAACCTAGTATATCGTCAGAACGCTAAGTTTGCAATTGAAAGGCTACAGTGGTTGCGATAAGTCAGAATGATTAGCAGCATTACCGAATTTTTGGAGGAGGTGAAGGACGCGTTTGTGCCTACGGTCGCCAAGGCCGAGGAGCAGGCAGAGGAGTCCACGGACGACGACAAATCCGAGAACGATGACAAGCCAGAGGACGACGGCGAGGCCGCCGAGGGCGAGGCCGCCGATGCTGAGAGCGCTGACGCCGATGCTGAGGCTGAAGGCGAGAgcgacggcgacgagggtgaggacgaggacgaggacgaggacgaagacgaggacgaagatgaggacgaggacgaggaggagcAGGTCGACCAGATGGATGCGCTGAGAGAGGAgtgcaaaaacaaagaggAGGCCAAGCCCCTCGTCCACCACTACATGGAATGTGTGGAGAGAGTGCACAAGGCGCAGGAGGACCCAGGCTACGCGGACTCCGAGCACAAGGAGGACTGTGTGGAGGAGTTCTTCCACTTGCAGCACTACATCGATGGCTGTGTCTCGCCTACGCTTTTCGACCGCTTGAAGTAAGCGCCCTCCGAACTGCGCTCAGCGCCTCATGAAATGCCACGGAAACATAGGAAACAACAAGAAACTCAACACCAAAAGAGGCCCGGCCCGCGCCCAGTCACTGCGCCAGTGGGGCCTCCTGCATCGCCGTGCCGAAAAGACCCGATCCGCAACGTATTTATTATATTGTAGAAAAACACCCCTAACGCCTGTTTATTACTGTAGTTGAGAGAACGCTGCCCGCGCGACAGACCGCGCCACCGGAGTGGAGCATACTATGTGAGCAACCGAAACTCGCCGCTCCGGGCGCCGCTGGCATGCTGAAAGCCCGATCGCGGTAAGAGTGGTATTCCAGAATTTCCAATCCAGTACCTACCAGAGGTGCGTACATGGAGTTATTCTTACGGAGCTGTCAACATAGGGCTGATCGCAGGGCGTGCGCACACGGCGCGTCCACATAGCGGTAGAAACGGACAGTTTTCGACGGCCTGCTTTCCCATCGCTCAGAAACTGCAGATCAGAACCCTAACAGCTCCAGAGAAGCGCCATGCCAACGGAAAAAAACGTCACATTGGCCTGGCGGCTAGCCATACGTACGGTGTGACATCAAAACACACACGTGAGTAGCATGTGACGTTAAGTCACGTGCCGCATTGTTCAAATCAGCGAAAAATGAGGACTGCTAAACCCACACACCTGgacatcttcaaatttgaacaagaaaaaaagagtggATCATTTCATAGGCTAAAGCACCGTCAGTAACTCATTGGCAGAGCTTCCGCCTGCGCCTGGGGCTGCGCTAGGCGGAGCGGCTCCGCCTAGCATGCATGGCGGCAGCAGTAGCCAGGCTGGGCTCCGGGCAGGCTCCCAGCGGGGCTCCACCGAGCAAATACCCCCGGCTGGTTCTCCGCCGGGGCCCAGGCAAGCAGCGCCGGCTCCTCTGGCGTCGCCAGAGTATGATGATTTCGCCACATATAGACAAACTTGACCTCTAGTGGATAGCCGGCTGGTCCAGCAGAGAAAGTTATCGAACGGTACGTACAATACGCGTGGGATACGATACAGGACGAAACGAGTACGATGACATAGGAGAGAGCGCTGGGAGTTACGCTTTCCAGGCCCGTTGGCccgtttttgaagaccGACCCGAACCTCTAAGCCGCAGGAAAAACGAGGTGCGCATACTCAGGGGCACAAGCGCAGTTCATATGTGAATGTAGCCATCATGATGGGTGCGTGGGATTGCTCGACGAGGCAGGCGCGTATGAACAGGGTTTGAGCATTGTCAGGCAGTGTGTTTCGCAGCAGACACAGCAAGCTGACGTCTGCCGCGAGCGTGCCGAACTGATTTGCGCCCGGCTACtgaaagcttctcaagcgCCTCTTTATCTCGTCTCGCGTCCTTGAGGCCGCTGCTGTTTTACTAACTTTTTTCGCAGAAATGTCCAAGTCCAAGAACCATACCGCTCACAACCAATCTAGAAAGGCTCACAGAAACGGCATCAAGAAGCCTAAGACCTACAAGTACCCATCCTTGAAGGGTGTTGACGCCAAGTTCAGAAGAAACCACAAGCACGCCTTGCACGGTACCGCCAAGGCCTTGGCCGCCAAGCGTGCCGAGAAGAAATAAGTCTGAGATTCGATGTTCCTCGCGGAATTGACCTAAAATACTCTGTAATTTTACATATCTCTAGattcatcttcaagtcgTGTCATTTTTACGCATGTGTCGCGCGTCTGCGCCAGATATTGGCCGGCGACAGTTTTTGTGACGCTGTAGTGCAATTAGCACATCACAAAGACAAATGGAAGCCACCTGTGTCAACAATCAAAAGCTGGAGCAAGCACCGTATAACAGTAACTAAACGCCACCAGTCATGAGCCCTACGCAACCAAACCCCGCAGCCGCCTTGAGCGGTTCCGCCGAACCCCAGACCAAGCGGATATATATATCCAACTTAGATTTTAGCACCAcggaagaagagctggagcagtTCTTGCAGGAGTTTCGTGTTGTTTCTGTACTGATTCCTAGCCAGACCGTGCGTGGATTTCGGAACAGCACAGTACGTCCATTGGGAATTGGCTATGCAGACTTCGCATCCGCCGCAGACGCGCTTCAAGCGGTAGAAAACCTCAACGGCAAACAGCTTCGGGAGCGCACGCTGAAGATTAAAATGTACGTCCCATACTCGCCTCGTGCCCGCGCTGAGCGCAGGAAGGAGAAACGCAAGGTGCCGGCTCCGCAGGCGGAAGAAAACCCAGATGCGGCGCCTCAAGACGCGCAGCAGCCACAACCTCCCGCCCCTGCAGAAGAGCCAACGTCGAAGGATACTGTCTACTGTGCGTATTTGCCCTCCAAGGTCACAGACGTGGAACTGCGCGAGTTTTTTGCGGACTACCAACCGCAGGACATCTACGTCTACAGAACCAACGGCTCGCGACGCAAAGTGTACTTCCACCGCCGCTTCACAGCAGCACTTGTGACGCTTGGCGGGGAGGCCGAGCTTGCCAACGCGATTGAGACTCTGGGGACCCGTCGTTTGATGGGTAAGAAAATAACTCTGAGGCCTGCGCGGCTGTCCAAGGTTGAGGAGGTTCAGCATGCAGCTGCGagaaagcttgagctcGAGCAGATTCAACAGCAAACGCGGCAAATCGCCGAGCACGCAATGGCCATGGAGGAACATCGCCAGCAAGAGGCAGAGATCCCCGCTGCGGAAACGCCCGACGACGTGGCCGCCACGGCGTAGAGGGCAGGTATTATTTTTTGCAGTAGCTACGTAGGATAATAGAAGGAATGGCAACTGACAATTATGCCAACGGTCGGCGGCTGGAACCGCCTTCGCGTCTTTCCCATTGCGCAACTCGTTCCCGGCGTCAGAACTTGTAATAGTGATCCGAAAAAACCTAGTAATATATATACAAGAGTTCTCCTGTCATGAGAGCAGATGAGAGCGCACGTCTGCCCGGATCAACTTGAAGAGGAAAGCTTCTGTAGAGCAAATGTGACGATAGTTTTTGAGTAATGCAAGTACGAAAAACCTGGGGATAATAAGCCAGGCATAAAGGCGTGAGGCATCAACTGGTCCCAATGCTTCCACGCCGTCGAAAAACCAGGCCCGCGGTTGCATCCGGCATGTGACAAGATTAATCTACGCTTGCAATAATATTCCACTGACGCTCCTTCTACAAAGTTTTAAACATTCCCACTTTATTATGCCCACTTCCGTCTGTTAACCAAAAGCTAGGCCGTCatgacaagctcttctgtATATGACTTTAACCTTCGAGTACGTATCACGTGTGACATATCTAATGCGCCGTACAATATCACATCATTTGTCTTTGACTGCTCGAAACCCAAACATCCAAGGAATAAAACTGAGTCGATAATTCTTGCGGATTGTGCCGATGGAATTCTCCTCCACGCACAGCATCACGCGAGCTAGGCAGGGCGCTGCTCTGGCTCCCCAGCGCTCCTGCCGTGGACGCTGCGCGCTAGGCAGAGGCTCTGCCTGGGAAACTTCCTCCTCCCACCGGAGTGTGCGAATCCTAGGCAGGCGAGCCCCCACTAGGCTCCCTACGCAGCCGCTCAGGGGCGACGGACGCGCAGGCTCACGGGGCATCAATGCCTGGtaagttttccaaaattttgaacttaGTATAGACAGATAGGTCTGGTACACACGTTTGAAGAGGGTCAGACAAACCAGAAATCAATAAGCAATGGGTATGTTGGTGACATCAATAGAAGGCAGCGCAAGCAGCACGGGAGTTTAGGAGCGTCCGAGCTCTTGAGTGATGGAGATTCCAGGGCTTTCCAGGTACGATGAGatgttgaagctgaaagatcCGATATGATGGAACAGAAGAGACAGACAAAGCACCAGCGGGTGGCGCTTACAATGCGGTGAAACGCTTGTATTTTGCTCGGACTGCAACCTAGAGGACCAGGCCGAACAACAACATGCTCACGGGGCACGCTTGCGCTCGCACACATACATGCTCGCTCATGTACTAACCCACTCACAGGTAGAGTTATTCGTAACCAAAGAAAGGGTGCTGGTTCTATCTTCACCTCCCACACCAGATTGAGACAAGGTGCTGCCAAGTTGAGAACTTTGGACTTCGCCGAGCGTCATGGTTACATCCGTGGTGTCGTGAAGCAGATCGTTCACGACGCTGGTAGAGGTGCCCCATTGGCTAAGGTTGTCTTCCGTGACCCATACAAGTACAAGTTGCGTGAGGAGACCTTCATCGCCAACGAGGGTGTGCACACTGGTCAGTTCATCTACGCCGGTGCTAAGGCCTCTTTGAACGTCGGTAACATCTTGCCTTTGGGTTCCGTTCCAGAAGGTACCATTGTCTCCAACGTCGAGGAGAAGCCTGGTGACAGAGGTGCTTTGGCCAGAGCCTCCGGTAACTACGTTATCGTCATCGGCCACAACCCAGACGAGAACAAGACCAGAGTCAGACTTCCTTCTGGTGCCAAGAAGATCATCAACTCCTCTGCTAGAGGTGTCATCGGTGTCGTCGCTGGTGGTGGTAGAGTTGACAAGCCTTTGCTGAAGGCTGGCCGTGCTTTCCACAAGTACAGAGTCAAGAGAAACTCTTGGCCAAAGACCCGTGGTGTTGCCATGAACCCTGTTGACCACCCTCACGGTGGTGGTAACCATCAACATATTGGTAAGGCTTCTACCATCTCTAGAGGCGCTGTTCCAGGTCAAAAGGTTGGTTTGATCGCCGCCAGAAGAACTGGTTTGTTGCGTGGTTCTCAAAAGACCCAAGATTAGAGTATTTAGAAATGTTACTGGTTTCTGTCGTATTTTGTATCTAACATTTGGTCACATCGTaaaacaatgaaaaagCTAATCAATGTTTAAAGTCTTTATCTCTTCTTGTGTATATCAAGGCTTATAAGCCTAAGTGTCGCCCTTGAGGCCTGCTCCTCGACCTGTTTGCGATCTGAGCTTCGAAAGAAGGTATTATTCGCATCAATTTTCGGGAGCTCGTAGAGATCATtcattgttgaaaatcGAGCTCGTAAACAAACAGTTCCACCAAGTAACTCGAGCGTTAACTCGTCAACACAACACCTGAGCCTTGCCACCACATACTCGAGCTTCGCAAAAACTGGGCGGtatttttcttcttctacttGTTTGAAATGAaggtcgaagagctcatcatAGATGGATTCAAGTCCTATGCCACACGAACGGTGATCTCCGACTGGGACCCTCAGTTTAATGCTATAACCGGCCTCAACGGATCTGGAAAGTCCAACATACTGGATGCCATATGCTTCGTACTCGGTATCTCATCTATGGCAACAGTCAGGGCATCAAATCTCCAGGACCTCATCTACAAGAGGGGCCAAGCGGGCGTAACCAAAGCGAGTGTGACGATCGTATTTACCAACGACGACAAAGCTAACTCTCCTATTGGGTTCGAGAGCTACCCCAAGATTTCTGTTACAAGGCAAATAGTTCTGGGAGGCACAAGTAAATACCTTATTAATGGTCATCGAGCT
Encoded here:
- the RPL29 gene encoding 60S ribosomal protein eL29 (highly similar to uniprot|P05747 Saccharomyces cerevisiae YFR032C-A RPL29 Protein component of the large (60S) ribosomal subunit), with protein sequence MSKSKNHTAHNQSRKAHRNGIKKPKTYKYPSLKGVDAKFRRNHKHALHGTAKALAAKRAEKK
- the RRT5 gene encoding Rrt5p (weakly similar to uniprot|P43607 Saccharomyces cerevisiae YFR032C Hypothetical ORF), coding for MSPTQPNPAAALSGSAEPQTKRIYISNLDFSTTEEELEQFLQEFRVVSVLIPSQTVRGFRNSTVRPLGIGYADFASAADALQAVENLNGKQLRERTLKIKMYVPYSPRARAERRKEKRKVPAPQAEENPDAAPQDAQQPQPPAPAEEPTSKDTVYCAYLPSKVTDVELREFFADYQPQDIYVYRTNGSRRKVYFHRRFTAALVTLGGEAELANAIETLGTRRLMGKKITLRPARLSKVEEVQHAAARKLELEQIQQQTRQIAEHAMAMEEHRQQEAEIPAAETPDDVAATA
- the QCR6 gene encoding ubiquinol--cytochrome-c reductase subunit 6 (weakly similar to uniprot|P00127 Saccharomyces cerevisiae YFR033C QCR6 ubiquinol-cytochrome c oxidoreductase subunit 6 (17 kDa)) — translated: MISSITEFLEEVKDAFVPTVAKAEEQAEESTDDDKSENDDKPEDDGEAAEGEAADAESADADAEAEGESDGDEGEDEDEDEDEDEDEDEDEDEEEQVDQMDALREECKNKEEAKPLVHHYMECVERVHKAQEDPGYADSEHKEDCVEEFFHLQHYIDGCVSPTLFDRLK
- the PHO4 gene encoding phosphate-sensing transcription factor PHO4 (some similarities with uniprot|P07270 Saccharomyces cerevisiae YFR034C PHO4 Basic helix-loop- helix (bHLH) transcription factor binds cooperatively with Pho2p to the PHO5 promoter function is regulated by phosphorylation at multiple sites and by phosphate availability), with translation MNEAESFDSKSILDQVDQYLSDQSVRQGEQPGAAPFQELSFHALPHGHEHNQDAEHGSEKGREHGHSFSQGDHSAHLGHGFQLELEVATHSHVRPDMVFSPVISPVVAPQHPSHTPFLRSQASGMSGGASTKPSFSPLSSPAIDAQFPEYPGAKRGSSSSSSRGKKTPLSTPALTATTFSNSSGSKVAKNSPQLSSRRSALSKRKSAATNWDDMFKLPDSSIPPPSVPLFGSAQQQQQQQQQQQQQQPQNTSHLHTHSLSESADDTVSGSCSSASSVRARASGTPALPSRDPDGAGHNDFNVTPATLMNYPKIILPSNSRDVGSHAQSPVRDQSTYAHSGNGHVIMATDSPVIQAKNPNLPLSRHASNTSIPTRSTPELRPVRKSSKSSLVDSGPDPDEDEQAKKEVHKAAEQGRRNRLNTALAELHTLVPAEMKEAVLIPSKATTVEMACTYIRQLIQRVEELQR
- the FAF1 gene encoding Faf1p (similar to uniprot|P40546 Saccharomyces cerevisiae YIL019W FAF1 Protein required for pre-rRNA processing and 40S ribosomal subunit assembly), coding for MSDDDYAKQLEIQRKAFEAQFGSLEAMGFEDKTKNETQENSSSVESQESEQEDGDNSSDEAESDASFHGFSDDESSAKQKAAHGASRAPRVIKFGGVTDAYVPPSKKEQKLLRLGKAPVRKESESEEDGRSGARHGGSDGEGNVEAENLHNDLELQRFLKESHLLSAFGSTPSGADLTLQTMDNVEYKDDAVFGKARARTLEMRLQNLSSANGRSRKLEKVPMNIRKGMVQKHTKRIQQHEREARDAGVVLSKVKKGEFRKIDRTYRNDIERRIGSGQSAVDPQRIKHRQRGLQVNSVGRSTRNGLIISSQEIKAITGSSGPKRAGGSKHKRRR
- the RPL2A gene encoding 60S ribosomal protein uL2 (highly similar to uniprot|P05736 Saccharomyces cerevisiae YIL018w RPL5A and highly similar to uniprot|P05736 Saccharomyces cerevisiae YFR031ca RPL5B Protein component of the large (60S) ribosomal subunit) — protein: MGRVIRNQRKGAGSIFTSHTRLRQGAAKLRTLDFAERHGYIRGVVKQIVHDAGRGAPLAKVVFRDPYKYKLREETFIANEGVHTGQFIYAGAKASLNVGNILPLGSVPEGTIVSNVEEKPGDRGALARASGNYVIVIGHNPDENKTRVRLPSGAKKIINSSARGVIGVVAGGGRVDKPLLKAGRAFHKYRVKRNSWPKTRGVAMNPVDHPHGGGNHQHIGKASTISRGAVPGQKVGLIAARRTGLLRGSQKTQD